The Sinorhizobium alkalisoli genomic interval GGAGGCATGCCGAACGCCACGATTCCGATGCCGTTGACCGCGCCGAACACGACCCCAAGAACCAAGGCGATCGCCATCACCAAGGGAATGGACATGCCGCTCGCGAGGAGCATCGCCGCGGTGACCGCCACCACACCTACGATCGAGCCGACGGAAAGGTCGATGCCCCTCGTCAGGATGACGAAGGTCATTCCGACGCTGACGATGCCGAACAGCGCCACCTGGCGGCCGACGTTCATCAGGTTTCCGACCTGGATGAAGCTGGGCGAAAGGTAGATCGCGATGGCGCAAAGGATCACCAGGACCCAGAAGAGGCCAAGGCTTTGGGCCATGGACCAGGATCGCGAGAGCATCGAGCCTTGGCTCGCGGTATGATGTTGGGTTGTCATTTCAACCATGTCCTTTTCCTCCCAGGGAGACGGCGTTCGCCTCGGCGACACGCCGGGTCCTCAGCCAGTCAGCGACATCCGCCATGCCGCCCTCGTCACACGACGGGCCCACGAACGCTGCGAATGCCTTGATTTCATCGATCGCGTTGGCGACGGTCACAGCCGTCCCGGCCCAACGCAGCATGCCAAGATCGTTCTCGGCGTCGCCGGCGGCGACACAGTCCTTCGCGTCGATGCCCAACTCGCCAGCGAGCACTTCGATCGCCGCCCTCTTGGACACGTCGAGCGGACCGACCTCCAAGAGTCGCCAATGTGATCCAGCCACCATCAGGCTGTTCGAGAACGCATCCTTCAAAGCATCGAAACCCGCATCCTGGGGATCGGTGCGGACGCACATGATCTTCCCCGGCTCGCCAGGAAGGTCGGCGACCATCTCGACCACCGCGAGCGTTTCGCCCGTGATAACGACCTCACGTTCGGCCACAGGGTTTGGACCGACAGTGTAGACCTTGCCATTGGCGTACCAGAGCGTCGCCAACCCCCGTGCCAGGGCAAACTCGACCACGTTGAGCGCCGCCGACCTTTCAATCGAGGTTGCGCGCTGCGCAACCGACGAGGCGACATCGCCGACCCATCCGCCGTTGAAGCAGATGACGAGATCAGACACGTCCAGCCGCTCGGCATAGGGCCTGATCGCTTCCGGCGACCGGGCGGTGGCGAGCACGATGCGCACCCCGCTTTCGCGAAGCGCTCGGAACGAACCGACGACGGAAGTCGGAAGCTCATAGCCATGGGTCAGGAGTGTGCGGTCGACGTCGGTGACCAGCAGCCGAGCGGGAAACATCGATTATCTCCCGAAGACCGGAGTACGCGGCCCCGTGTGGATGAATAGCGTCTTGAGCTGGGTGAACTCCTCGAACCCGGCCTGGCCCATTTCGTAGCCGTAGCCCGAACCCTTGACCCCGGTGAGCGGCAGCTGGGGCGCGCCGTCGATGACGGTGTTGGCCTGTACCCACCCGCTCTTCAGCCGCTTGGCGACGTTCATCACGGTGTCGATGTTCTTCGACCAGACGTAGTTCGACAGGCCGTAAGGGCTGTCGTTGGCCAGCTCGATCACCTCTTCCATGGTCTCGAACCGGGTGATCGAAAGAACCGGACCGAAAATCTCCTCCTGGAAGATTTTCATCGTAGGCTGGACATGGTCGAAGATGGTGGCCTGCACGAAGTGTCCGGCACCGGATGCGGCTCCACCGCCTGCGAGCAGCTTGGCACCTTCGGCGACGCCCGAGTCGATGTACTCGAGGACCTTGCCGTGGTGCTTCGGATCGATCATCGCGCCGATATCGGTATCCTCGTCGAAGGGATCGCCGACTTTCAGCTTCTTAGAGCGTTCCGTTACCCGGGCGATGAACTCGTCAGCGATCGAATTCTGGACGAACAGCCGTGATCCGGAGACGCAGCATTCGCCGTTGTTGAAGAACACGCCCATAAGCGCCCCGTCGACGGCGTCGTCGAGGTTGGCGTCCGCGAAGACCATGTTTGCGGATTTGCCACCGAGTTCCAGCGAAGTCTTCACGACGTTCTTGGACGAGGCCTGCATGACTTCCTGGCCGACGCGGGTTGATCCGGTGAACGAAATGAAATCGACGCCGGGATGCTCGGTCAGGGTCTTGCCGACGACCGATCCCTTACCGCTGACGACGTTGAACACGCCTGCGGGGACACCAGCCTCGACAGCTAGGGCGGCGAGCTCAAGGGCGCTGCCTGATGTGAATTCTGACGGCTTGACCACCGCGGTGCAGCCTGCCGCCAGGGCGAAAGGCACCTTCTGCGCCAGGATCAGGGCGGGGAAGTTCCAGGGCGTGACGAGCGCGACAACGCCAATCGGTTCGCGCATCAGGAGGGCGGTCTTGTTTGCACCGAGGTTCGTGTAGGTTGATCCGACCATCTGCATCGCGAGAGAGGCCGCGTAGCGGATAAGACCCACGACACCGGAGACGTCGCCTCGTGCGAAGCGGATTGGCTTGCCGACTTCCTCGATTTCGATCTGCACCAGTTTGTCGAAGTTGGCTTTGACGAGATCGGCGTAGCGGTTCAGGATTTCGGCACGCTCCATGCCGCTCATCTGCGGCCAGGGCCCTTTGTCGAAGGCCTCGCGTGCCGCCTGCACGGCGCGGTCCATGTCGTCCTGCGTGCCGGAGGCGAACGTGGCGACGGTTTCGCCAGTCGCGGGAGCTTTGCGCTCGACGAAATCGGTCGATGCTCCGTCGAAACGGCCGTTGATGAAGTGGGTGTAGGAACGGACAGTCATCGTGCTTTCCTCAATTCCAAACTGCGTGGGACATGATGGCTTCCTCGGTAGCGCCCTGGCCTTCGAGGATGGCGGCGACCTCGCCTTGCCGCATGACGAGAATGCGGTCGCAGAGGCCGAGGATTTCGGGCAACTCGGACGACACCATCACCACGCTTGCGCCCATGTTGGCGGTGACCTGAACAAGAAGGTCGTAGATTTCGCGTTTCGCGGCGACATCGACGCCGCGGGTGGGTTCATCGACCAGCAGGATGCTCGTGCCGGCGCTTAACTGCCGGGCGATACCGCATTTCTGCTGATTGCCGCCGGAGAGCGTCCGGACGCGTGTCGCCCCGGACGGCGTCTTGATCCGCATCTGGCTGATGTAGTTGGAGACGATGCCCTTTTCCTTGGACCCGCTAAGCAGGCCGCTCGTGACCAGTTCGCCCAAGGAGGAGACCGTGACGTTGAACGCGACGGACTGGTCAAGGAACAACCCCTCGGTCTTGCGGTCTTCGGGAAGAAGACCGATGCCTTTCGCGAGCGCCGCGCGGGGTTTGCCGAGCGCGAGTTGGCTCCCGTCGACCGAGACCTCGCCGCTGTCGACGGGATCGGCACCCGCGATGGCCCTGAGGATTTCGGTGCGGCCGGAACCAGCAAGGCCGCAGATGCCGAAGATTTCGCCGCGGCGAACGTCAAACGAGATGTCTTTGAGCTTGCCCTTGCGGTTGAGCCCCTTCACGGAGAGACGGATGTTCTGCTTGGGGGCCACACGTCCCGGGAAGATGTCGTTCATCTCGCGTCCGACCATCTTGCGGATCAGGTCCGCCGAAGTCGTCTGAGCGATCGGTTCGCTCGAGATCACCTGACCGTCGCGAAGGACGGTCACGTCGTCGCAAATCTCGTAGAGCTCTTTGAGACGGTGAGAGATGTAGACGAAGGAAACGCCCTGTTCCCGGCTGAGCGTGCGGATCAGCTCGAACAGATTTTCCAGTTCGCTATCACCAAGAACCGCCGACGGCTCGTCAAGAACGACGATCCTGGCGTCGCGTGAGATTGCCTTGGCGATCTCGACCATCTGACGCTGGGCGACACTCAGACGATCAATCCTGGCGGAGGGATCGACCGCGAAGTTCAGCTTCTTCAAGATTCGCGCGGCATCGAGCTTGGCCTTCCTCCAGTCGATCGTCCCGATCGAGGTTTTGGGGAGGCGGCCGAGGAAGATGTTCTCGGCGACGGTGAGGTGCGGTGCCTGGGCCAGTTCCTGGTAGATGACGGCGACGCCGAGCTGCAACATCTTATCCGGCGTGGGAGCTTCGACGACATTTCCGTCGATT includes:
- a CDS encoding sugar ABC transporter ATP-binding protein, whose protein sequence is MASPILEMKGIHKRFPGVYALKDVSFAVAKGTVHGLVGENGAGKSTLMRILSGAYLATEGQVAIDGNVVEAPTPDKMLQLGVAVIYQELAQAPHLTVAENIFLGRLPKTSIGTIDWRKAKLDAARILKKLNFAVDPSARIDRLSVAQRQMVEIAKAISRDARIVVLDEPSAVLGDSELENLFELIRTLSREQGVSFVYISHRLKELYEICDDVTVLRDGQVISSEPIAQTTSADLIRKMVGREMNDIFPGRVAPKQNIRLSVKGLNRKGKLKDISFDVRRGEIFGICGLAGSGRTEILRAIAGADPVDSGEVSVDGSQLALGKPRAALAKGIGLLPEDRKTEGLFLDQSVAFNVTVSSLGELVTSGLLSGSKEKGIVSNYISQMRIKTPSGATRVRTLSGGNQQKCGIARQLSAGTSILLVDEPTRGVDVAAKREIYDLLVQVTANMGASVVMVSSELPEILGLCDRILVMRQGEVAAILEGQGATEEAIMSHAVWN
- a CDS encoding Cof-type HAD-IIB family hydrolase → MFPARLLVTDVDRTLLTHGYELPTSVVGSFRALRESGVRIVLATARSPEAIRPYAERLDVSDLVICFNGGWVGDVASSVAQRATSIERSAALNVVEFALARGLATLWYANGKVYTVGPNPVAEREVVITGETLAVVEMVADLPGEPGKIMCVRTDPQDAGFDALKDAFSNSLMVAGSHWRLLEVGPLDVSKRAAIEVLAGELGIDAKDCVAAGDAENDLGMLRWAGTAVTVANAIDEIKAFAAFVGPSCDEGGMADVADWLRTRRVAEANAVSLGGKGHG
- a CDS encoding aldehyde dehydrogenase family protein, translating into MTVRSYTHFINGRFDGASTDFVERKAPATGETVATFASGTQDDMDRAVQAAREAFDKGPWPQMSGMERAEILNRYADLVKANFDKLVQIEIEEVGKPIRFARGDVSGVVGLIRYAASLAMQMVGSTYTNLGANKTALLMREPIGVVALVTPWNFPALILAQKVPFALAAGCTAVVKPSEFTSGSALELAALAVEAGVPAGVFNVVSGKGSVVGKTLTEHPGVDFISFTGSTRVGQEVMQASSKNVVKTSLELGGKSANMVFADANLDDAVDGALMGVFFNNGECCVSGSRLFVQNSIADEFIARVTERSKKLKVGDPFDEDTDIGAMIDPKHHGKVLEYIDSGVAEGAKLLAGGGAASGAGHFVQATIFDHVQPTMKIFQEEIFGPVLSITRFETMEEVIELANDSPYGLSNYVWSKNIDTVMNVAKRLKSGWVQANTVIDGAPQLPLTGVKGSGYGYEMGQAGFEEFTQLKTLFIHTGPRTPVFGR